The following are from one region of the Hymenobacter radiodurans genome:
- a CDS encoding CZB domain-containing protein has product MHEDLKQDFEMAQVRHLLFKSKLRSALYGSGTDEAPIRDAQVCALGVWIRERALITYAHLPESRELDKVHQQIHQEANRLLDLHQQGKVEQAIAGLTSVQGYVDEITRLLRTMEQKLRAESPGLGR; this is encoded by the coding sequence ATGCATGAAGATTTAAAACAGGACTTTGAAATGGCGCAGGTTCGGCACCTGCTGTTTAAGTCAAAGCTCCGCTCCGCCCTCTATGGCAGCGGCACCGATGAGGCACCCATACGCGATGCGCAAGTTTGCGCGCTCGGTGTCTGGATTCGGGAGCGGGCTTTAATAACCTATGCCCATCTGCCCGAAAGCCGCGAGCTAGACAAAGTGCATCAGCAGATTCATCAGGAAGCCAACCGCCTACTTGATTTGCACCAACAGGGCAAGGTGGAGCAAGCCATTGCCGGCCTGACCTCCGTACAAGGCTACGTCGACGAAATTACGCGCCTGCTACGTACCATGGAGCAGAAATTGCGCGCCGAAAGCCCAGGTCTGGGCCGGTAG
- the gcvT gene encoding glycine cleavage system aminomethyltransferase GcvT has protein sequence MAEDLKTVTLNDVHQQLGAKMVPFAGYNMPVRYSSDLDEHHTVRRAVGIFDVSHMGEFRVRGPKALDLIQRVTSNDASKLVDGKAQYACLPNNEGGIVDDLLVYRLAENDYLLVVNASNIDKDWNWISQHNTEGVEMENISDQISLFAVQGPKAAAALQSLTDVDLSSIPYYSFVQGTFAGASNVIISATGYTGAGGFELYVPNESARDVWEKIMAAGKEFGIKPIGLGARDTLRLEMGYCLYGNDIDDATSPLEAGLGWVTKFTKNFTNAENLKKQKEQGVSRKLVGFLMDSGGIPRSHYELVDEAGNKIGDVTSGTQSPSLGKGVGLGYVKTEFSTPGSKVFVQVRGKNLPATVVKLPFVKGTEE, from the coding sequence ATGGCCGAAGACCTCAAAACCGTTACCCTCAACGACGTACACCAGCAGCTGGGGGCCAAAATGGTGCCCTTCGCGGGCTACAACATGCCCGTGCGCTACTCTTCCGACCTCGACGAGCACCACACGGTGCGTCGGGCCGTCGGTATTTTCGATGTGTCGCACATGGGCGAATTCCGGGTGCGCGGCCCTAAAGCACTTGACCTGATTCAGCGCGTGACCAGCAACGACGCCAGCAAGCTCGTGGACGGCAAAGCTCAATATGCGTGCTTGCCGAATAACGAAGGCGGTATTGTGGATGATTTGCTCGTGTATCGCCTGGCGGAGAACGATTACCTGCTGGTAGTAAACGCCTCCAACATTGACAAAGACTGGAACTGGATCAGCCAGCACAACACCGAAGGTGTAGAGATGGAAAACATCTCGGACCAAATCAGCCTGTTTGCCGTGCAAGGCCCCAAAGCGGCGGCTGCGCTGCAAAGTCTGACCGATGTTGATCTGAGCAGCATTCCGTACTACTCTTTCGTGCAGGGCACGTTTGCCGGTGCTTCTAATGTCATTATCTCGGCCACCGGCTACACCGGCGCGGGCGGCTTTGAGCTGTATGTGCCCAATGAAAGCGCCCGCGACGTGTGGGAGAAAATCATGGCTGCCGGCAAAGAATTCGGCATAAAGCCCATCGGCCTCGGTGCCCGCGACACACTCCGCCTCGAAATGGGCTATTGCCTCTACGGCAACGACATCGACGACGCTACTTCGCCCTTGGAAGCGGGTTTAGGTTGGGTAACCAAGTTTACCAAAAACTTCACCAACGCCGAAAACCTCAAAAAACAGAAAGAGCAGGGCGTGAGCCGTAAGCTGGTCGGCTTTCTGATGGATAGCGGCGGCATTCCGCGCAGCCACTATGAGCTGGTAGACGAGGCTGGCAATAAGATCGGGGACGTGACCTCTGGCACGCAGTCGCCTTCATTGGGCAAAGGTGTTGGCTTAGGATATGTAAAAACGGAGTTCAGCACGCCCGGCAGTAAGGTGTTTGTACAAGTACGCGGTAAAAACCTGCCTGCTACCGTGGTGAAGCTACCTTTTGTAAAAGGCACCGAGGAGTAA
- a CDS encoding 2-phosphosulfolactate phosphatase yields MPTLDVCFSPELLSLYNLRGKVAVVVDILRATSSMVTALAAGVTHIIPVAELAECREFAPQGYLTAAERDGVQADGVDLGNSPFGYLDGKVSVGERAVAITTTNGTRAIHLSLSADAVVLGAFLNLEAVAQFLRQQNKDVVVVCAGWKGMFNLEDTLYGGALAERLADDFDTSSSDATLAAQHLWQLAKPDLAGYLLQSSHVRRLNSLEVNQDMEFCIRLDKYNIVPIWQEDRIVAL; encoded by the coding sequence ATGCCCACTCTCGACGTTTGTTTTTCGCCTGAGCTACTGTCGCTATATAATCTGCGGGGGAAGGTGGCCGTGGTGGTCGATATTTTGCGCGCTACATCCTCTATGGTTACGGCGCTGGCGGCGGGCGTTACGCATATTATACCCGTAGCGGAGTTGGCTGAATGCCGCGAATTTGCCCCCCAAGGCTACCTGACCGCTGCCGAGCGTGATGGCGTACAAGCCGATGGCGTAGATTTAGGCAATTCCCCTTTTGGTTATCTCGATGGCAAGGTGTCAGTAGGTGAGCGGGCCGTAGCGATTACGACGACCAACGGCACCCGTGCCATTCATCTTTCCTTGAGCGCCGATGCGGTGGTACTGGGAGCCTTTTTGAATCTGGAAGCAGTAGCCCAATTTCTACGCCAGCAGAACAAAGACGTAGTAGTGGTATGCGCCGGGTGGAAAGGCATGTTCAACTTAGAAGACACCCTTTACGGTGGCGCTTTGGCCGAACGCTTAGCTGACGACTTCGATACCAGCAGCAGCGACGCGACCCTGGCCGCGCAGCATCTGTGGCAGCTCGCTAAACCGGACCTCGCGGGCTATCTGCTGCAATCGTCCCACGTCCGCCGCCTCAATAGTTTGGAAGTGAATCAGGATATGGAATTCTGCATTCGCCTTGATAAGTACAATATTGTCCCTATCTGGCAAGAAGACCGAATCGTAGCCTTATAA
- a CDS encoding nucleotide pyrophosphohydrolase: MTIEEAQQTVDTWIQTTGVRYFNELTNMAMLTEEVGEVARIIARQYGEQSFKESDKDKVLADELADVLFVVICLANQTGVNLTEALAKNLEKKTNRDATRHHDNEKLR; the protein is encoded by the coding sequence ATGACCATCGAAGAAGCCCAACAAACCGTCGATACCTGGATTCAGACTACGGGCGTGCGCTATTTCAACGAGCTGACCAATATGGCCATGCTCACCGAGGAAGTGGGCGAAGTGGCCCGCATCATTGCGCGGCAATACGGCGAGCAATCGTTTAAAGAATCCGACAAAGACAAAGTATTGGCCGACGAGCTGGCCGATGTACTGTTCGTGGTGATTTGCCTAGCAAATCAAACCGGCGTCAATCTGACTGAAGCGCTAGCGAAGAATCTGGAGAAGAAAACAAATCGCGACGCCACGCGTCACCACGACAACGAGAAGCTGCGTTAG
- the dtd gene encoding D-aminoacyl-tRNA deacylase: MRVVVQRVQEARVVVAGRTVGEIGPGLLVLAGFAPHDDTKSLDWMARKLVQLRIFSDEEGKMNRSVQDIGGQILVVSQFTLLADARKGNRPSYIGAAPPPLADALYQQFVRQVEGLLGQPVPTGEFGADMQVSLLNDGPVTLVLDSPPS; the protein is encoded by the coding sequence ATGCGTGTAGTAGTGCAGCGGGTGCAGGAGGCCCGCGTGGTAGTGGCGGGCCGAACAGTAGGGGAAATAGGGCCAGGGCTGCTGGTGCTGGCCGGATTTGCCCCCCACGATGATACAAAGTCCCTCGATTGGATGGCGCGTAAACTTGTGCAACTGCGCATTTTCTCCGACGAGGAAGGCAAGATGAATCGTAGCGTGCAGGACATTGGGGGGCAAATATTAGTGGTCAGCCAATTTACGCTGCTCGCCGATGCCCGCAAAGGCAACCGCCCCAGCTACATAGGCGCCGCCCCGCCTCCACTGGCCGACGCGCTGTATCAGCAGTTTGTGCGGCAAGTGGAAGGCCTGTTAGGTCAGCCTGTGCCCACCGGCGAGTTTGGGGCGGATATGCAGGTAAGTTTGCTCAACGATGGACCCGTAACGCTCGTGCTCGATTCGCCCCCGAGCTAA
- the mltG gene encoding endolytic transglycosylase MltG, translating into MNKVASSHSSLRRWRWLGGFLLVIILVLGGAGLVAAWRVWWKPNMAVSPFGPAYLYIRTGSSFQAVLDSIQRQELLIDTETFAWLAEHREYPRQVKPGRYRLEFGLGNAALLDKLMNGQQDTVAFELNAFKYKPQLVGQIAPQIEADSAKLRALLQDNSFLRRRYQLDTTTVLTMFLPGPYRFLWNTSAEQFLDSAAAVHRRFWTPERQKRADSLKLSPVEVHVLASIVQRETAKPEDKPIIAGVYLNRLRQGMRLQADPTLLWAIGNFGVRRVLNKDKLVDSPYNTYKRKGLPPGPITSANRQSLNAVLKPTAHGYLFFCARPDFSGYSDFAATYAEHRRNARRYQRTLDSLKIRR; encoded by the coding sequence TTGAATAAAGTAGCTTCTTCCCACTCCTCACTACGGCGCTGGCGCTGGCTGGGGGGCTTTTTATTGGTCATCATTTTAGTGTTGGGTGGCGCAGGGCTAGTTGCAGCCTGGCGCGTGTGGTGGAAACCCAACATGGCCGTTTCACCTTTCGGGCCCGCTTATTTATACATCCGAACGGGCTCCTCGTTTCAGGCGGTACTCGACTCTATTCAGCGGCAAGAGCTACTCATTGATACGGAGACTTTTGCTTGGCTGGCCGAGCATCGGGAGTATCCGCGGCAGGTAAAACCAGGCCGCTACCGGCTGGAGTTTGGCCTTGGCAATGCGGCCTTGCTCGATAAGCTGATGAATGGCCAGCAGGATACGGTAGCTTTTGAGCTGAACGCGTTCAAATACAAGCCGCAGCTAGTAGGTCAAATTGCCCCCCAGATAGAAGCCGACTCGGCAAAGCTGCGTGCTTTGTTACAGGACAACAGCTTTCTACGTCGCCGCTATCAACTCGACACCACGACGGTATTGACCATGTTTTTGCCTGGCCCCTACCGCTTCCTGTGGAATACTTCAGCCGAGCAGTTCTTAGATTCGGCGGCGGCCGTGCATCGTCGCTTTTGGACACCTGAGCGCCAGAAACGAGCTGACTCTTTAAAGCTTTCACCCGTGGAGGTGCACGTGCTGGCAAGCATCGTGCAGCGTGAAACGGCCAAGCCGGAGGATAAGCCCATTATTGCGGGCGTGTATCTCAACCGGCTGCGCCAAGGCATGCGCCTACAGGCCGACCCGACGCTGCTGTGGGCCATTGGTAACTTTGGCGTGCGCCGTGTGCTCAATAAGGACAAATTGGTGGATTCGCCCTACAACACCTACAAGCGCAAAGGTTTGCCTCCTGGCCCTATCACTTCAGCCAATCGACAGAGTTTGAATGCTGTGCTCAAGCCCACCGCGCACGGTTACCTTTTCTTCTGCGCCCGCCCCGACTTTAGCGGTTACTCTGATTTCGCCGCCACCTACGCCGAACACCGCCGCAACGCCCGCCGCTACCAACGCACGCTCGACAGCTTAAAGATTCGGCGGTAG
- a CDS encoding class I SAM-dependent methyltransferase has product MPTTSAKEQFDRQAIHYNAQWNSWTASSLDWLLAQAACQPTDTVLDVATGTGFTALAFAPHVQSVVGVDVSSGMLAQAQQNQVARGLTNVRWQEGAAEALPFPAARFSVVTCRIAPHHFQSVPAFLAEVNRVLMPGGRFLLADTTIPDNDPATGQWQNRVEAIRDPSHARNLAPSEWQQALTNAGLTVQAMTLASSTIPMSLNDWLEKAGCVNEPAAAVRKAFAEAPAAAVEAFQIRVAPPDDYTFVWQRLVAKAEKLG; this is encoded by the coding sequence ATGCCCACTACTTCCGCAAAAGAACAATTTGACCGCCAAGCAATCCACTACAATGCACAGTGGAACTCCTGGACGGCCTCTTCGCTGGACTGGCTGCTGGCGCAGGCCGCATGCCAGCCCACCGATACAGTACTGGATGTGGCCACCGGTACGGGCTTCACGGCCCTAGCGTTTGCCCCCCACGTGCAGTCGGTGGTAGGAGTAGACGTCTCATCAGGGATGCTGGCGCAGGCACAGCAGAACCAAGTTGCCCGCGGCCTTACGAATGTGCGCTGGCAGGAAGGTGCGGCGGAAGCGCTGCCTTTTCCGGCCGCCAGATTCTCCGTGGTTACGTGTCGGATTGCGCCCCACCATTTCCAGTCCGTACCGGCTTTTTTAGCTGAAGTTAATCGGGTGTTGATGCCTGGGGGACGTTTTTTGCTGGCTGACACGACTATTCCCGACAATGACCCCGCAACGGGCCAATGGCAGAACCGTGTGGAAGCCATCCGCGACCCATCACACGCCCGCAATCTGGCTCCGAGCGAGTGGCAGCAGGCGTTGACCAATGCTGGCCTTACGGTGCAGGCAATGACTTTAGCTAGCAGCACTATACCTATGTCGCTGAACGACTGGCTGGAGAAAGCGGGCTGTGTGAACGAGCCAGCCGCTGCTGTGCGAAAGGCCTTTGCGGAAGCGCCGGCCGCAGCTGTAGAGGCGTTTCAGATTCGGGTAGCACCGCCCGATGATTATACTTTTGTGTGGCAGCGCCTCGTTGCGAAAGCAGAAAAGCTTGGCTAA
- a CDS encoding helix-turn-helix domain-containing protein, translated as MLSHGQIVRLIFGLKLRELRQERGLTPAEMARACDVSVSYLNEIEKGKKYPKADKILSLSKALGVSYDQLTSLTLSRKLEPISELLQSDLLKEFPLEMFGLDPMRIVELIADAPAKMNAFISTLFEIGRNYEMRQEHFFLAALRSYQEMHDNYFEELEQDVRTFTVEQKLNAAAPFDTSQLERVLTDKYGYSLDRTLLGEYASLGRLRSVFQPKTRRLLLRPGLSSAQEAFVLGREVAFHYLNLRERPYVNASFPVRSFDEVLNNFKASYFAGALLMEEEALVRDLQKLFEATKWDENQWLGLLTKYNVSPEMFMQRLTNLLPRHFGLQSLFFLRFDQTDAAAPYELTKELHLSRLHNPHGNELHEHYCRRWISLRLLAELRLQAKPGAPTIAIGAQRSRYYGTENEYICLTLARASTATEPAVSVTVGLLCDENLKRKVRFIDDPAIPLRIVNETCERCPIPDCEVRSAPPVEIERQQRQQQLAEAVAALVHGA; from the coding sequence ATGCTGAGTCACGGCCAGATAGTACGATTGATTTTTGGGCTAAAGCTGCGCGAATTGCGCCAAGAGCGCGGCCTGACTCCTGCCGAGATGGCCCGCGCCTGCGATGTGTCGGTATCGTATCTCAATGAGATTGAGAAAGGCAAGAAGTATCCGAAAGCTGATAAAATCCTGAGCCTTAGCAAGGCACTGGGTGTGAGCTATGATCAGCTTACATCGCTCACGCTGAGCCGGAAGCTGGAGCCCATTTCGGAGCTGCTCCAGTCAGACTTGCTCAAGGAGTTTCCGCTGGAGATGTTTGGGCTGGACCCCATGCGTATTGTGGAACTAATTGCGGATGCACCGGCCAAAATGAACGCCTTCATCAGCACATTATTTGAGATAGGGCGCAACTACGAAATGCGGCAAGAGCATTTTTTTCTGGCGGCGCTGCGCTCCTACCAGGAGATGCACGACAACTATTTCGAGGAGTTGGAGCAGGACGTCCGCACATTTACCGTGGAGCAAAAGCTCAACGCCGCTGCTCCTTTCGACACAAGCCAATTGGAGCGCGTGTTAACTGATAAATATGGCTATTCACTGGACCGAACGCTGCTGGGTGAATACGCTTCGCTGGGGCGGCTGCGGTCGGTGTTTCAGCCCAAAACCCGTCGATTATTGCTCCGGCCTGGCCTGAGCAGTGCGCAGGAGGCTTTCGTGCTGGGTCGGGAGGTGGCGTTTCACTACCTCAACCTGCGGGAGCGGCCGTATGTGAATGCGAGCTTCCCGGTGCGCTCATTTGATGAAGTACTCAATAATTTCAAAGCCTCTTACTTTGCCGGGGCGCTCTTGATGGAGGAAGAAGCATTGGTACGAGACCTGCAAAAGCTGTTTGAAGCCACCAAATGGGATGAAAACCAATGGCTGGGCCTGCTGACCAAGTACAATGTATCGCCGGAGATGTTCATGCAGCGCCTCACCAATCTGCTCCCGCGGCATTTTGGCCTTCAAAGCCTGTTTTTCCTCCGTTTTGATCAGACAGATGCTGCTGCGCCTTACGAGCTGACTAAGGAACTGCACCTCTCCCGCCTGCACAATCCTCACGGCAACGAGTTGCATGAGCACTACTGCCGGCGCTGGATTTCGTTGCGCCTGCTGGCCGAGCTGCGTCTGCAGGCGAAGCCAGGTGCACCCACTATAGCCATTGGCGCTCAGCGTTCCCGCTACTATGGTACCGAGAACGAGTATATCTGCCTGACGCTGGCTCGGGCGTCGACTGCTACCGAACCGGCCGTAAGCGTAACAGTTGGGCTACTCTGCGATGAAAATCTGAAGCGTAAAGTTCGGTTTATCGACGACCCGGCCATTCCGCTGCGCATCGTGAACGAAACCTGTGAGCGGTGCCCCATTCCTGACTGCGAAGTGCGCTCGGCCCCACCCGTGGAAATTGAGCGGCAGCAACGGCAACAGCAACTCGCTGAAGCTGTAGCCGCGCTGGTGCACGGCGCGTAA
- the aceB gene encoding malate synthase A: protein MTFSEPHTVVSAPKYLAPERVKVLGDYNSEFAEILTPSALAFVAELHRRFDRTRRELLTRRVARQREFAAGVLPDFLPETRLIREKPWTVAPLPTDLLDRRVEITGPVERKMIINALNSGAKVFMADLEDSNAPTWSNVIGGQINLRDAVRRTISLSTPTKEYRLNEEVATLIVRPRGWHLLEKHVLVDGEPISAALFDFGLYFFHNAHELLARGSGPYFYLPKIESHLEARLWNDVFGIAQWSLKIPKGSIKATVLIETLPASFELHEILYELREHSAGLNCGRWDYIFSYIKRLGLNPNYRLPDRAQVTMTVPFMAAYSQLVIQTCHRRGVHAIGGMAAQIPIKNDPEANEAALEKVRQDKVREAKNGHDGTWVAHPGLVPIALAVFDELMPGANQIERKREDVRVTAADLVQAPEGTITEAGLQLNIDVAIRYLEAWLGGNGCVPIYNLMEDAATAEISRAQVWQWLHTPGTTLQDGRPVTLELYRSLITDQIAQMRKAVGEEQFTKGHYEQAARLFDRLVTSQEFTEFLTLPAYEQLA from the coding sequence ATGACCTTTTCTGAGCCACACACAGTCGTATCCGCCCCAAAGTATTTGGCCCCTGAGCGTGTGAAAGTGCTGGGCGATTATAACTCCGAGTTTGCTGAGATTCTGACGCCTTCAGCATTAGCTTTTGTGGCAGAGCTGCACCGCCGCTTCGACCGTACCCGGCGGGAGTTGCTCACTCGTCGGGTGGCGCGCCAACGAGAGTTTGCAGCGGGTGTTTTACCCGATTTTCTGCCAGAAACTCGTCTGATTAGGGAAAAGCCGTGGACGGTAGCGCCCCTGCCCACCGATCTGCTCGACCGTCGGGTAGAAATTACTGGGCCCGTGGAGCGGAAGATGATTATCAACGCTCTGAACTCGGGCGCCAAAGTGTTCATGGCTGATCTGGAAGACTCAAACGCGCCTACCTGGTCCAACGTCATCGGGGGGCAAATTAACCTGCGCGATGCCGTGCGCCGGACTATATCGCTTAGCACGCCCACGAAAGAATACCGCTTGAATGAGGAGGTCGCCACGCTCATTGTGCGGCCACGGGGCTGGCATCTACTCGAAAAACATGTATTGGTGGATGGAGAGCCGATCAGCGCAGCGCTATTTGACTTTGGCCTGTACTTCTTTCATAATGCCCATGAGCTGCTAGCGCGGGGTAGCGGGCCTTATTTCTACCTGCCCAAAATCGAAAGTCACTTGGAGGCTCGGCTATGGAATGATGTGTTTGGCATTGCCCAATGGTCGCTCAAGATTCCGAAAGGCAGCATCAAAGCAACCGTATTGATCGAGACGCTGCCCGCTAGCTTCGAGCTACACGAGATTCTGTATGAACTGCGCGAGCACTCGGCTGGCCTGAATTGCGGCCGCTGGGATTATATCTTCTCCTACATCAAGCGCCTAGGTCTGAATCCGAACTATCGTTTGCCCGACCGTGCTCAAGTAACCATGACGGTGCCTTTTATGGCAGCTTACTCCCAGCTTGTTATTCAAACCTGCCACCGTCGGGGCGTGCATGCCATTGGCGGTATGGCCGCCCAAATTCCCATCAAGAACGACCCGGAGGCCAATGAAGCCGCGCTGGAAAAAGTACGCCAGGATAAAGTACGTGAAGCTAAAAATGGCCACGATGGTACCTGGGTGGCGCATCCTGGCCTAGTGCCCATAGCACTGGCGGTGTTTGATGAGCTGATGCCCGGTGCCAACCAAATAGAGCGCAAGCGGGAAGACGTACGCGTAACGGCTGCCGACTTAGTGCAGGCGCCCGAAGGCACCATTACCGAGGCTGGCTTGCAACTTAACATTGATGTGGCTATTCGCTACCTCGAAGCGTGGCTGGGGGGCAATGGGTGCGTGCCGATTTATAATTTGATGGAAGATGCCGCTACAGCCGAAATCTCGCGGGCGCAGGTGTGGCAGTGGCTACACACGCCCGGCACCACATTGCAGGATGGCCGCCCCGTTACGCTGGAACTGTACCGCTCCCTTATTACCGATCAGATAGCCCAGATGCGTAAGGCAGTAGGGGAGGAGCAATTCACAAAAGGGCACTATGAGCAAGCTGCCCGCCTCTTCGACCGCCTCGTGACCAGCCAGGAATTCACCGAGTTTCTGACTTTGCCCGCCTACGAACAGTTGGCGTAA
- the aceA gene encoding isocitrate lyase yields MNKLERIAAINHDWTTNPRWKGITRPYTAEEVVKLQNSIKIEYSLARQGAERLWRLLHSEEYVAGLGALTGNQAVQEVQAGLNAIYLSGWQVAADANGAGQMYPDQSLYPADSVPNVVKRINNALLRADQIQNLTGEGSVHWLVPIVADAEAGFGGNLNAFELMKMMIEAGAAGVHFEDQLSSAKKCGHLGGKVLVPTQEAINKLVAARLAADVLGVPTLVVARTDADAADLITSDVDERDQPFVITEDGRTNEGFYRVRPGVESCIARGLAYAPYADLLWMETSHPDLGQARQFAEAIHAQYPGKLLAYNCSPSFNWASKLSVEQMESFREELAALGYKFQFITLAGFHALNTSMFELAQAYRERGMAGYSELQEREFALQKSGFKAVKHQAFVGTGYFDAVQNVVSGGKTSTAALVGSTEEAQFHG; encoded by the coding sequence ATGAACAAGCTCGAACGCATCGCCGCCATCAACCACGACTGGACAACCAATCCACGCTGGAAAGGCATTACCCGGCCTTACACTGCCGAGGAGGTAGTGAAGCTGCAAAACTCTATTAAAATTGAGTACTCGTTGGCCCGACAAGGTGCGGAGCGTTTGTGGCGGCTCTTGCACTCTGAGGAATATGTAGCCGGACTAGGGGCGCTCACCGGCAACCAAGCCGTGCAGGAAGTACAGGCTGGGCTAAATGCTATCTATCTCAGCGGCTGGCAGGTAGCCGCCGATGCTAACGGCGCTGGCCAGATGTATCCCGACCAAAGCCTTTACCCCGCCGACAGCGTGCCCAATGTGGTAAAACGCATCAATAATGCGCTGCTCCGCGCTGATCAGATTCAAAACCTAACGGGTGAGGGTAGTGTGCATTGGCTGGTTCCTATCGTGGCAGATGCCGAAGCTGGTTTTGGGGGCAACCTCAATGCGTTTGAGTTGATGAAGATGATGATTGAGGCGGGTGCCGCTGGAGTGCACTTCGAGGATCAGCTGTCATCGGCGAAGAAATGCGGACATCTGGGGGGCAAAGTTCTGGTGCCAACCCAAGAAGCTATTAATAAACTGGTTGCTGCCCGCCTAGCGGCCGATGTGCTGGGTGTGCCAACGCTGGTAGTAGCCCGCACCGACGCCGATGCCGCCGACCTCATCACCAGCGACGTAGATGAGCGCGACCAACCCTTTGTAATTACGGAGGATGGCCGCACCAACGAAGGGTTTTACCGCGTGCGCCCTGGCGTAGAATCGTGCATTGCCCGCGGCTTGGCCTACGCACCCTATGCCGATCTGCTGTGGATGGAAACGTCGCATCCTGATCTGGGACAAGCGCGGCAGTTTGCGGAAGCTATTCATGCGCAGTATCCGGGAAAACTGCTGGCTTACAACTGTTCACCTTCCTTCAATTGGGCCAGCAAGCTGAGCGTGGAGCAAATGGAGAGTTTCCGGGAAGAACTTGCGGCGTTGGGCTACAAGTTTCAATTTATTACGCTGGCTGGCTTCCATGCGCTGAACACCAGCATGTTTGAGCTTGCCCAAGCCTACCGGGAGCGCGGCATGGCTGGCTACTCCGAACTCCAGGAGCGGGAATTTGCCTTACAGAAATCTGGCTTCAAGGCCGTTAAACATCAGGCGTTCGTGGGAACGGGCTACTTCGATGCCGTGCAAAATGTGGTGTCGGGGGGCAAAACCAGCACGGCCGCATTGGTTGGCTCAACGGAGGAAGCGCAGTTTCACGGGTAA
- a CDS encoding ribonuclease D: MLQPDIQYLTTHGAVQAAADAMRKASRLAVDLEFDDMRHRYGRNLALIQIFDGSTAYLIDPLPLTNPAEELEPIWELLRDPAIEKVFHSCKSDILLLDELYGVHVRHITDTSVQYTLLAEADNNISLGRLIQAELGLEVDKGEQKSNWLKRPLTDAQKVYAANDVIYLFELADRLKVKLEALGRAHWADEENAALELVRYTRDERPYLRIAGKYRILPGELPLFRDLYMLRDQVAKQLDRPPYMVFANDRLSELVRDTPRDLSDWKAARGLHPELKRAPYLDQLAALSSDTFVPVPEPAATGEQRRFPFRRRLSGEKAARADAREQLLMQLKNHITADMNSYVANLVLSNRLVADIIELGTEHVLRPWQQTILRETAQRHSLDYSQIAQPFDHSN, from the coding sequence ACAATACCTAACTACCCATGGCGCCGTACAGGCCGCGGCCGATGCCATGCGGAAAGCATCGCGCTTGGCCGTGGATCTGGAGTTTGATGACATGCGCCACCGCTACGGCCGCAATCTTGCTCTGATTCAGATATTTGACGGCTCAACCGCCTATCTGATCGACCCGCTACCGCTTACCAATCCGGCCGAAGAGCTGGAGCCCATTTGGGAATTGTTGCGCGACCCGGCTATTGAGAAGGTATTCCATAGTTGCAAATCGGATATTCTGCTGCTGGATGAGCTGTACGGGGTGCACGTGCGCCACATCACCGATACCAGCGTGCAGTACACACTGCTAGCGGAAGCCGACAACAACATCTCTCTGGGCCGCCTCATTCAGGCAGAGCTCGGCTTAGAAGTAGATAAAGGCGAGCAGAAGTCGAACTGGCTGAAGCGCCCGCTGACGGATGCTCAAAAGGTGTACGCGGCCAACGACGTTATTTATCTGTTTGAACTGGCTGACCGGCTCAAGGTCAAGCTGGAAGCATTGGGCCGTGCTCATTGGGCTGACGAAGAAAATGCTGCCCTTGAGCTAGTTCGCTACACCCGCGACGAGCGTCCGTACCTGCGTATTGCTGGCAAATACCGTATTCTGCCGGGTGAGCTGCCTTTGTTCCGTGACCTGTATATGTTGCGCGACCAAGTGGCGAAGCAACTGGATCGGCCGCCTTACATGGTATTTGCCAACGACCGCCTGTCGGAGCTAGTGCGCGATACGCCCCGCGACCTCAGCGACTGGAAAGCAGCCCGCGGTTTGCATCCCGAATTGAAGCGTGCACCTTATCTGGATCAATTGGCAGCGCTTTCGTCTGATACGTTTGTGCCCGTGCCAGAGCCCGCCGCTACTGGTGAGCAACGGCGCTTCCCGTTTCGGCGCCGACTCAGCGGAGAAAAAGCCGCCCGCGCCGATGCACGCGAACAATTGCTGATGCAACTGAAGAATCATATCACGGCTGACATGAATAGCTACGTGGCGAACCTCGTGCTATCCAACCGACTTGTAGCGGATATCATTGAGCTGGGCACTGAACACGTTTTACGTCCTTGGCAACAAACTATTCTGCGCGAAACGGCCCAGCGTCACTCGCTGGATTACAGCCAGATTGCCCAGCCTTTCGATCATTCCAATTAG